The Solanum lycopersicum chromosome 8, SLM_r2.1 DNA segment CATTTAAGTTGCTTAATTAATGAGGCTCCTCATTTTCACATGGCTAACGGCTAGACAATCAATATACAACTTTAAATGAAGTAGTCAATTGTTCTAAAAATTAAGCAACTTAAAAGAGTAGATAGTTATCTTGTAAgccaaagaaaattaaaaaatcgaCAATACACCACACTGGACTTTTATAGTGTTGGGCTTGTGCATTTCCTTTTAGTTCAAGACATAAGCTTTAAATAGAGTAAATTTTaggaataataaatataaaattttattagtaCTTTATATATTGCAGtgatttgtattttgtataaatcagatgtttatatttataaaaattatgttcatatatgtatatgttcgTTGTGTTACGCTGGAGTGGTGAGCGAGTTTAGGAGAGACACGAGCGAGAGAGGACAAAGAGTTGAGAGagataaattgtatatataatatgtatatgagttagataattatacatatatatgtaactACTATGTAACATATTAatgattgtatttgtatatctgcataaaatttaaatttgtatataatttaatcaagttaaaacatttgtatttatatatcaaaactctttctaattttatacaaacacgAATTGTACATTGTATTTGCATAATTTATGTTTCTATATAGTGAGAAAGAGAAAGGCCAAAGACAatgcgggggggggggggggggggaatttgTAGtagtataattatataatgtatatgaCAGAAGGATaggtatttgtatttgtatataccgtctctcttgctttatacaaacactaatacaatttatacatttgtatttgtataaaagtgagagattcgagaaaaaaatttgagaatGAAGAGCGAGATTCAGGAAAGAGAGGGGTGAAAATGACAATTTATTTGCTAcaaattagaattaaataaaactttagttataacacttattttaaattaataatttgctatAATACAATTTCCCACTCTAATAATGCTATAATGCACGTGGAATAATTAAGTTGACTAAGTTAATGATTAAAAggtataatatatttattattaattatgaaaaattaataaaattataagagtagtttatataatttatcgattcgattcaattatattatactttttataaaaataaaatccaaacCAATCAAatattgtcaattttttttttaaattcaaaaccaaatcaaatgaTGATTTCTATAATCAATTTGATACTTCGATTTGTTTCAgaaaaattttaatcatattgtGAACATATGTAGAAACGTTTTCATATGTTTTCTTAATACAAGAACATGCACTTCAACTGTACGTTTCtctgaattaaaataatatttttaaatgcaTGCATGTTCTATGCATTCTTACATTACAAATCATACATAATTattaaccaaaataaaaaataaaatagtcataTATAATTCTGGTCTACATAACTGACGTGCGTGCTTGACACCTTTTATATGACCaaaatgtttatttattcaaaatactttttcttatttgacCAAATAATTTTGCTGGTAGGAGATATTTTATATTCcgttaaattaattaagagaataaataaaattgactcgaacacataattattaaaaatgaaaaaaagccTACTTGTCCAGTTCTCTGTTTTCTCGTACatctattttaaatatatactgTATAAATAACATCTTAATAATGCTTTCTTGGGGTAGTTTTGTATAGGGCCTAGGGGTGTTCACTTTATTTGTAAGTTTTGTCAAGAATATACTTTCTCTCCCCCCAATTTAAtagttcatttttctttttagttcataaaaaagatatatttttatgttttgtaataatttaattttaagatgatcattttatttttaataaaatgatttacgGTTAGAGGCAGAGCTAAATGAGAAATTTCATAGGTTTCGAACGAATCTACTATCTTTTTCGTAGATCTCATATTtgtattcaaaaatttaataaataaatatgttatttacttGTGAACCCTAGGGTTATTTATGGTTATGATTAACAAATCAAATTAAACCTAATCGATATTTTGTTTGGTTTGGTCaggtttaattttaaattttgaaaatcacttGACTGATCCAAATCGAACCACAAACACCACTAATGGACCTTCTAACAAAATTGACTAAtagttcaataataaaaaagagtggtgaaaatattttttcacgtTAGCATTGTGGGTTGGAGCCCCACtatcaacaaaagaaatttcttttttttaaaaaaaaaaatgaaacatctATATctaattataaactaaaaattttaaaagtttttcttccttttctatactcaataacaaattaaactaacatatataaattaaaacaaagaaaataaaattattttttatgacaaAACACTAATTTAATGTGATAAGATTAGTCAAATATTTTGTTTGGCCTTGTGGCGAGCTTCACATTTGTGATTTGTCAAGTCGGCAATTACCATATGTTCACaaaatatcttttctttttccccTTAATGAGTTTGTCGTCTccaatttcaaatattatattcaattctaaaattttactccgttcatttttatttatttattatatttttttctaactcGATATAAATGGGTGTTAAACATATCATACAAAGAAAGATATTATCTGAAAAAAAGGTAGGTAAGTAATTCtggaagaaaaatattaatgttgttaAGCTTTGAAAATATAACAATTCATTTACATCGGATGTGAGGGATTATATATTACTAGTCCAGTTTGAAAAATTCAGTCAAAATTTATCactaaatttctattttttcttatggttaattataacaatttttaatatattttttaaaatgtaaaattattatattccaagaatgataaaattattattttatttatcacaGCTAATAAGCAGATGCGATGAATCAATAAAAGGTGgataaaaaagtaattaaataagtaaCTATTTGATATATTACATAAGACTTCACTTGAAATAAATTTGGAAGACAACAATTAATATGTTATTGAATAGGTACATATTTCGATTTTCATTGTTCTTTTGAggaagaaaattacaaaatagTATTTCCTATAATATCATATTCTCCTCCCCAAAGGACAATTAGAAtctttttcactattttttttcttttggaattatacttttttgtgtgtgtggggTAGGATGAGTTGAATGATTAATGAAACAAAACAATTATTAAAGCAATAATTCCTCAACTCTTCTCCAACGTAAACATGtttgatgaaataatttaatattacacAATGAATCCCGATAACACGTGCCCTGTCTAGATAAGAATTTTACATGAATATTAAGGTATTGAATGGGGATTTCTGAAACTTGGTAACTTTTACacgaattttatatttatattaaaaaatccaTACAAGAAACAAAGTATGTTGTTAGTCTAGTGACAAAACATAATGAGAGGTATTGTCACGTTCCGCACGGAGCTTACGAGATTGAAAGATTAGTGAATAAATTGTCAAGTGCCGCATAAAGCTTTAGTAAGACTCTAAGTCCGTGACAGGTATACTTGGAATTCAAAGATTTGAAAACAAGTAGTTCAATATTCATAAATCTTTTAGAAACTCAAAACAAATTTGGATCAACTAATGACTTTACACATTTTGGAAGCACTTAGCTAATATTAAGTTCCATTGAGTTGTTTAGATTCTTGCAACTTTTGGAACATCAACAGGGAACTGGTGAATTTCATCCATCCATGGATTCTTCTCCTTGTCTGGATTTATACTTCTCAAAGCCTTCCAAACAGCACTGTTACACTTAAATCCTGAACCAAATGCTATCTGCCATGTTCGATCTCCCTTCCTGATTCTTCCTTTTGCTTCTGAATAGGCCAATTCGTACCAAAGGGAGCTGCTTGAAGTGTTGCCAAATCGATGAAGTGTCATTCGTGAAGGCTCCATATGCCAATCAGAAAGCTGAAGGTTTTTCTCTAGTTCATCCAGTACAGCTCTTCCACCAGCATGAATGCAGAAATGCTCAAATGCTAACTTAAAATCGGGGATATAAGGCCTTATCTTCGCCTTCAATAGCTTCCTTCCCACCAATGTGGCGAAGAAAAGGAACTGCTCAGACATAGGAAGCACAAGAGGACCTAATGTTGTGATGTTTGTCTTCAGAGCATCGCCAGCTACTGCCATCAGCTCTTTTGACAGAGAGACGCCAACTTTTCCATCGGAATCTTCCAATTGGTAAACACATGTGAAGCACTTATCATCAGCACCTTTGTGAGTTCTAACAGTATGGACCAGCTGGTACTTTGATCGTTTCTTATCAGATCGTTTATTTGAGAGCAACACAGCAGCACCACCCATCCGGAATAAACAATTCGGAAGGAGCATGGATTTCTCATTACCAAAATACCAATTCAAAGTAATGTTTTCCATACTAAGCACTAAGGCGTAAGTGTTGGGATGGACTTGAAGAAGATCTTTCGCAAGATCAATCGAGATCAAACCAGCACTACAACCCATTCCTCCAAGATTGTAGCTAATAACATTCCCCCTAAGTTTATAATGATTAACAATCATCGCGGACAAAGAAGGGGTCGGGTTAAACAAGCTACAATTCACAACTAAAATCCCAATATCCTTAGGCTTAACAGAGGTTTTAGCAAGAAGCTCATCAATAGCTCCAAACATGACAGCCTCAGCTTCTTTTCTTGCTTCCGCCATACAAGGATTTGGCGGTACATTAGTCACAGCCTCAGGGAGGTAAGTTGAATCACCAAGACCAGACCTCTCAACAATCTTCCTTTGAAACTCAAGATTTCCATCTGAAAATGTTCCAACAGACTTAGACATCTCCAAGAAAGTCCCCTTTGTACACTTCCTAGCATCTTCGGGTTTATAACACGAGAAATTAACAAGGTAGACCGGGCTAGGACGGGTAATGAAATAGACAGTAGACAAAAAGACCAAAAGGGTGGAACAAATGACAACAGATATGAGATTGAACCTAAGCTGATCCCAAAGAACATAAAAGTCATTTGGTGAGAATGTTGAGAGTTGAGCAGCAATAATAACAACTAGAGGTGACAAAAACAGGTACATTCCATGAGTAATAAGGTAATGATAACCAAGTTTAACATACTTAAGTTTCACAGATTGTTTGAAATCAGGAAGgtttcttgaatttgaagatGGATTAGATTCATTCATTTTGATGAAATTCTAAGAAACCCAAAATCAAACACTTGAAGGACAGTTTAATCCTATAATCAAGATTGAGTCTATTATTTAAGGGCAATGTTTTACCTACAAAGGTTGACTTTCCCCAGTAGTCAAGATTGAATTTTTACAACATTTTAAGGGTAGTTTAACGACAAAGGGGGCAAACAATAGTCAAGAACAACCTCACCAGAAACTCAGCCCAAAATCAAACAACCACCTGCAGAAAAAGAACAACAAACATCAATCAATATTACAACAACAAtgacatatatgtatacacaaaCTATATTATTACCCTGCCCGCAAAAGAGATAGATAGGTTATTTTCGATAAactaaaaagttaaaagaaaaacaattaaagaCAAGGGCATAAGAAACCTTCAAAACACAAGTTAAAGAGAGAGGGAAGTGAGGAGATGGTCTTTAAATTGGTATAGTGATTCATCACAACATTTATAAGCCAGAGAGTGAAAATTGggattgaattttaaaaagagtTGATGGTCAAAAATCAACATATGAACTACATTCAATTCttggactttttttttaatagtttgaaataaatgaaaactttagtattcaaaaaattattaatatatttaacctTCTTTCTTTTAATATGCTTCTTAACTAGTATGTACTTTATATCTTTtaagagaataatttttttttttaaaaaaaataagtgatcagaatatttataaattaagaaAGTGGAAATTGggattgaattttaaaaagattttatttaacAATAAGATAAGGTGTGTGTTTTGGTACATAGATGTgacataaaaaagaagaagtaaaattatcaaaaaataaaagagtgaTTCTacatataagttttttttttaattaataaaaggatAAAATGTTGGCCCTAATGTAGACTTGCAGCCTTTTCTACATAGAGCTGTGGGCCCTTGTTTTGGGCCATTTTTTCAGTGCCATGAAAATCATACTTTTGGTGAGAGAACATGTTGGACGGGTATCTTTCTTCCTATGTgttctaacttttatttttagctcttttaacaaatatttttttattttattaactaGGGGCGAAGTTAGGGCGGTCTAAAATTAAATCGAAGAgagataatttgaattgaaaaaattattaatttattaatattattgttaatgGGTTTATGTTCCGTGGTTATCAATTTTTAATGGTTTGAAGCTTTTTTTAAACGGGTTAATCAATAATTTGattgtaaattaaataattaattttatatcattttgtatataaaatacctgactttgagtttgattttctatttttacttcTTGTTGTCTCAAATATTTGGGTTATGCTACAACGTAAAAGTGTTTGCTTTTTAGCGAGAAAATGACACATTAGTCACTTTAACTATAGATGTAGATCTGAAATGGTCTATTAACTATATACTTGACGGATACAGTCCTTTAACTATTTAAAAACTTCTCAGTTTTGGTTCCTTAACTATACACTTAT contains these protein-coding regions:
- the LOC101244691 gene encoding 3-ketoacyl-CoA synthase 11-like, translating into MNESNPSSNSRNLPDFKQSVKLKYVKLGYHYLITHGMYLFLSPLVVIIAAQLSTFSPNDFYVLWDQLRFNLISVVICSTLLVFLSTVYFITRPSPVYLVNFSCYKPEDARKCTKGTFLEMSKSVGTFSDGNLEFQRKIVERSGLGDSTYLPEAVTNVPPNPCMAEARKEAEAVMFGAIDELLAKTSVKPKDIGILVVNCSLFNPTPSLSAMIVNHYKLRGNVISYNLGGMGCSAGLISIDLAKDLLQVHPNTYALVLSMENITLNWYFGNEKSMLLPNCLFRMGGAAVLLSNKRSDKKRSKYQLVHTVRTHKGADDKCFTCVYQLEDSDGKVGVSLSKELMAVAGDALKTNITTLGPLVLPMSEQFLFFATLVGRKLLKAKIRPYIPDFKLAFEHFCIHAGGRAVLDELEKNLQLSDWHMEPSRMTLHRFGNTSSSSLWYELAYSEAKGRIRKGDRTWQIAFGSGFKCNSAVWKALRSINPDKEKNPWMDEIHQFPVDVPKVARI